In Lolium rigidum isolate FL_2022 chromosome 3, APGP_CSIRO_Lrig_0.1, whole genome shotgun sequence, the genomic window AGAGATGGAGAGAAAGAGATAAAGCGTTGGATTGGTTCCTCTCGCGAGTTTTCCAAACGCTTTTGGTTGCTCGGCCGCGCAGCAGGTACGTGTCGTTCGCGGTTCGCCTCCACGCCTTTGGTTTGCTCGGCGGGCAAGGGTCAATTTGCCGCGACGACGAGTCTTGGTTCGGTGTTGACCGTCCAGCGCGCGGGTCTTCAAGGCCGTCGGGATCGCCAGCACGAACGAGATCCTCGCCGCCAACATCGGGATGGGTCTGGCCAAGACTGTCTTCATCCTCACCGCCATCCTCCTCGTCGACCGTGTCGGCCGCCGTGGCCTATACCTCTCCAGCCTCGCCGGCGTCATTGTCTCGCTCTCCTGCCTTGGCCTAAGCCTCACCGTAATCGAGCACTCCAAGCCCAACCAGGACGTGCCGTGGCCCAGGGCGGCCATCGCCTCGGTGTTCACGTTCGTGGCCTCCTTCTCCATTGGCTTGGGGCCCATCACAGGCGCCTACAGCTCCGAGGTCATCCCGCTCCGGCTGCGCGCGCAGGGTGTCAGCGTCGGTGTGGCTTTCAACCGCGTCGCCAACGCAACCGTTGCACTCAGCTTCATCTCCCTCTCCAATGCCATCACCATGGGCGGCGCCTTCTTCCTCTTCGGATTCTTGTCCGTGGGAGCGGCCACATTCTTC contains:
- the LOC124697838 gene encoding polyol transporter 5-like produces the protein MGLAKTVFILTAILLVDRVGRRGLYLSSLAGVIVSLSCLGLSLTVIEHSKPNQDVPWPRAAIASVFTFVASFSIGLGPITGAYSSEVIPLRLRAQGVSVGVAFNRVANATVALSFISLSNAITMGGAFFLFGFLSVGAATFFYFFCPETQGRPLEEIEEVFGHGWRERRHNMPFHVSKHTK